One Gammaproteobacteria bacterium genomic region harbors:
- a CDS encoding SCP2 sterol-binding domain-containing protein, with the protein MINTLFDWASSQILSLDPEVKSDLSSFAGKLIKVELKGVNVAFYLQPTFTGLQCYLNSEKKPDAVIIGTPIALAMQGLQQKFGWSNNSQGVEIQGDADLVHRLTLLMKKFRIDWEEIIAQAMGDQVAQHVGSAVRKISDYGSDITQRFQSNAADYIQEELRLLPPREEIEDFMSDVDELRDRVERLLATMKES; encoded by the coding sequence ATGATAAATACATTGTTTGATTGGGCTAGCAGTCAAATTTTGAGTTTAGATCCTGAAGTGAAATCAGATTTGTCTTCTTTTGCAGGGAAATTAATTAAAGTTGAATTGAAGGGAGTGAATGTTGCTTTTTATCTTCAGCCAACATTCACTGGATTGCAATGTTATTTAAATTCAGAAAAAAAACCGGATGCAGTCATTATTGGAACTCCTATCGCCTTAGCAATGCAAGGACTGCAACAGAAATTTGGATGGTCAAATAATTCTCAAGGTGTCGAAATTCAAGGTGATGCTGATTTGGTTCATCGATTAACATTGTTGATGAAAAAGTTTCGGATTGATTGGGAAGAAATAATTGCGCAGGCCATGGGAGATCAGGTGGCCCAGCACGTGGGCAGCGCGGTGCGAAAAATAAGTGATTATGGTTCAGATATCACCCAACGTTTTCAATCAAATGCTGCAGACTATATTCAAGAAGAGTTGCGACTATTACCACCTCGTGAAGAAATAGAAGATTTTATGTCTGATGTCGATGAATTGCGTGATCGAGTGGAACGATTATTAGCGACTATGAAGGAATCTTGA
- the ubiB gene encoding ubiquinone biosynthesis regulatory protein kinase UbiB, whose product MKWIIQFWRLMTIQYILVKHGIDRVVLTVPGLERWQFLSYFNPWNWFRDRSRSDAESIRLALEALGPIFVKFGQLLSTRPDLIPDDIIAELSKLQDQVPPFSGELAQKIVEKSYGLPTSEVFAEFDLNPLASASISQVHAAKLKTGESVVVKVLRPDILKLIKHDIALMYFVARLTTRFWSQGYRLRPVEVVAEFEQTITDELDMMREAANASQLRRNFTGSSLLVVPKVYWDYCRSDILVIERIDGIPVSDVEQLRSQKFDLKKLAEAGVEIFFTQVFRDSFFHADMHPGNIFVSRHNPESPHYIAVDFGIMGTLSPLDQRYIAENLLAFFRRDYRQVAILHVESGWVPPDTRIDAFEAAIRCVCEPIFERPLKEISFGKLLLRLFQTAGRFNMTIQPQLLLLQKTLLNVEGLGRQLYPELDLWTTALPFLESWMQKRIGVKALARNVIDRAPGWAEKLTDMPDLVYRAIQEHLHILRVGPRPVPPSKILHKSPLKRLLFGSGVAFIAASTISLWFADSQLELRTAAGWSIIGFGIILLFISSLMDRHATKL is encoded by the coding sequence ATGAAATGGATAATTCAATTTTGGCGATTAATGACGATTCAATACATTCTTGTTAAACATGGTATTGATCGTGTGGTTTTGACAGTGCCAGGTTTAGAGCGCTGGCAATTTTTGAGTTATTTTAATCCTTGGAATTGGTTTAGGGATCGATCACGAAGTGACGCAGAATCCATTCGCTTAGCTTTAGAAGCGCTAGGCCCCATTTTTGTAAAATTTGGACAACTTTTATCGACTCGACCTGATCTTATCCCTGACGATATTATTGCTGAACTTTCTAAACTCCAAGATCAAGTGCCGCCTTTTTCAGGAGAGCTTGCGCAAAAAATTGTTGAAAAATCCTATGGATTGCCGACCTCCGAAGTTTTTGCTGAATTTGATTTGAACCCATTGGCTTCAGCGTCTATTTCGCAAGTTCATGCTGCCAAATTAAAAACGGGAGAGTCTGTGGTAGTGAAGGTGCTACGTCCTGATATTTTAAAGCTCATAAAACATGATATTGCGCTGATGTATTTTGTGGCTCGATTGACGACCCGATTTTGGTCTCAAGGTTATAGGTTAAGACCTGTAGAGGTTGTTGCTGAATTTGAACAAACAATAACAGATGAATTAGATATGATGCGTGAGGCAGCTAACGCGTCCCAGCTTCGACGAAATTTTACGGGCTCTTCATTATTAGTCGTTCCGAAAGTATATTGGGATTATTGTCGTAGTGACATTCTGGTGATAGAACGAATTGATGGTATTCCTGTTTCGGATGTTGAGCAGTTAAGAAGTCAAAAATTCGATCTTAAAAAATTAGCTGAAGCAGGCGTTGAGATTTTTTTCACGCAAGTTTTTAGAGATAGTTTTTTTCATGCTGATATGCACCCTGGTAATATTTTTGTTTCTCGTCATAATCCAGAAAGCCCTCATTATATAGCCGTTGATTTCGGTATTATGGGTACTCTCAGCCCATTAGATCAGCGCTATATTGCTGAGAATTTATTGGCATTTTTTAGAAGAGATTATCGTCAAGTTGCCATTTTGCACGTGGAATCGGGATGGGTTCCGCCTGATACGCGTATTGATGCTTTTGAAGCGGCCATACGTTGTGTGTGTGAGCCCATTTTTGAGCGGCCTCTCAAAGAAATTTCTTTTGGTAAATTATTATTGAGATTATTTCAGACGGCAGGCCGTTTTAATATGACGATACAACCTCAATTGTTGCTTTTACAAAAAACATTATTGAACGTTGAAGGATTAGGTCGGCAATTATATCCAGAGTTGGATCTGTGGACAACAGCATTACCTTTTCTTGAGTCTTGGATGCAAAAAAGAATTGGAGTCAAAGCATTGGCTCGTAATGTCATTGATCGAGCTCCAGGTTGGGCAGAAAAATTAACCGATATGCCGGATCTTGTATATCGTGCTATTCAAGAGCATTTGCATATTTTACGTGTCGGACCAAGACCAGTTCCTCCCAGTAAAATTTTGCACAAGTCACCTTTAAAACGTTTATTATTTGGTAGTGGAGTGGCATTTATCGCGGCATCAACAATTAGTTTGTGGTTTGCTGATAGCCAATTAGAATTACGAACAGCTGCTGGATGGTCGATCATCGGTTTCGGAATTATATTATTGTTTATTTCATCATTGATGGATCGACACGCTACAAAATTGTAG
- a CDS encoding ankyrin repeat domain-containing protein, with product MKSLSDAIIYGTDDLVAQAVSAGATLDEIDNYGYTPIVQCAIVNSVEKAKILLDAGAKVDFDDLTGRTALHWAADNGNIELCKLLLSKGANPNAYSRASQSVLVMPLLRHNEPIKKLLYQYGAMLSFAQDFINGKLLGHRFELEGRVDVIDYEGAFVEIEFEGFYLEFTLALVVESMMQFKNNFAAKHLKLYFDHFNIIIDALYAASRLIKYQHYMIDVKEHQEEIDKLINRTPLVIPVIYSGHAICFITFGDFLIRCDRGEYGRDHGTVIIFKMGHPERLTKEFIRSLIYNRQDKRTIDEGLPQQLGLRVVGTMPLSEQISGNCTWANVEAVMPTLLFLLLLQSQHGDKGFNMRKAQEEALSLYEEWLVFDKDRALTFCMQSFYQVNPARKATKAAIVAAVLFQDYNYEDPADRERAEKMVPILTHPDYLYILKVYVEVFQYDRDNPLFQNLMKFIDYFEIDLKY from the coding sequence ATGAAATCCCTTTCTGACGCTATTATATACGGAACTGACGATCTAGTTGCTCAAGCTGTAAGTGCAGGCGCAACGCTAGATGAAATCGATAATTACGGTTATACCCCTATTGTGCAATGTGCAATTGTTAATAGTGTCGAGAAAGCGAAAATTCTTCTTGATGCGGGGGCAAAAGTTGATTTCGATGATCTTACAGGGCGCACCGCATTACACTGGGCTGCTGACAATGGGAACATAGAATTATGCAAATTGCTTTTGAGCAAAGGTGCAAACCCCAATGCATACTCACGTGCGAGCCAGTCAGTTTTGGTTATGCCCTTACTTCGTCATAATGAACCAATAAAAAAACTATTATACCAATATGGAGCGATGTTATCTTTTGCCCAAGACTTTATTAATGGAAAATTATTGGGGCATCGATTTGAGCTAGAGGGACGTGTAGACGTTATTGATTATGAAGGTGCGTTTGTCGAAATTGAATTTGAAGGATTTTATTTAGAGTTCACGCTCGCGCTTGTCGTTGAGTCAATGATGCAGTTTAAAAATAATTTCGCGGCAAAGCATTTAAAACTCTATTTTGACCATTTTAATATTATTATTGATGCGCTGTATGCGGCTTCACGATTAATTAAATATCAGCACTACATGATCGATGTGAAAGAGCATCAGGAAGAGATCGATAAATTAATTAATCGGACTCCTCTGGTGATACCCGTTATTTATTCTGGGCACGCAATTTGTTTTATTACTTTCGGTGATTTTTTGATTCGTTGTGACCGTGGTGAATATGGGCGAGATCATGGAACCGTCATCATTTTTAAGATGGGGCACCCAGAACGTCTCACGAAAGAGTTTATTCGAAGTCTAATTTATAATCGTCAAGATAAACGCACTATTGATGAAGGATTGCCTCAGCAGCTTGGGTTGAGAGTAGTTGGGACGATGCCTTTGTCTGAACAAATTTCAGGTAATTGTACATGGGCCAATGTTGAAGCAGTAATGCCGACTTTGCTTTTTTTGCTGCTATTACAATCACAGCATGGCGACAAAGGATTTAATATGCGCAAGGCTCAAGAAGAAGCCTTATCGCTTTATGAAGAATGGTTAGTATTTGATAAAGATCGCGCGCTAACATTTTGCATGCAGAGTTTTTATCAAGTGAATCCAGCGCGTAAAGCAACGAAAGCAGCGATTGTGGCCGCGGTACTTTTTCAGGATTATAATTATGAAGATCCTGCTGATCGTGAGCGTGCAGAAAAAATGGTGCCCATTCTCACTCATCCTGATTATCTCTATATTCTAAAAGTGTATGTTGAGGTTTTTCAGTATGATCGCGATAATCCGCTGTTTCAAAATCTAATGAAGTTTATCGATTATTTTGAAATTGATTTGAAATATTAA
- the htpX gene encoding zinc metalloprotease HtpX — MADDIHSFEQHSTNWRESTRKNSRRTYITIGTFFLIYGCIGLLIDTYMVSSQYPLVPLKIIVTHLLTLDPFPIATTALLIIAAIALWATFVFHDKLMLLGTDSREITHETARSLEEQQLYNVIDELRIAGGLKFMPKVYVLEANYMNAFASGYSEKSSLVAITSALLNKLDRAELQAVMAHEISHIRNMDIKLTLMASVLTNIMLIVIDLLFYSVVFGRRDRERSDSRLFLIIIILRYTLPLITVLLTFYLSRTREYMADAGCVELLRDNQPLARALLKIQGDTEANADTLNQEYASTPHENVRRAAYIFDPTTAGISAHTLSGIFSTHPPIEKRLEAIGFRKRSSRT; from the coding sequence ATGGCTGACGACATACATTCTTTTGAGCAGCATAGTACTAACTGGCGAGAATCCACACGCAAAAATTCTCGCAGAACATACATTACCATCGGTACTTTTTTTCTTATTTATGGCTGCATCGGATTATTAATCGATACCTATATGGTCAGTTCTCAGTATCCACTTGTCCCCCTCAAAATTATTGTGACGCACTTACTCACGTTGGATCCTTTTCCAATAGCAACCACTGCTCTGTTAATCATCGCCGCGATTGCACTCTGGGCAACCTTTGTTTTTCACGACAAATTAATGTTGCTGGGCACTGATTCTCGCGAAATTACTCATGAGACCGCACGAAGTCTCGAAGAACAACAATTGTACAACGTAATCGATGAGCTACGCATTGCAGGAGGTTTAAAATTTATGCCCAAAGTTTACGTCCTCGAGGCTAATTACATGAATGCTTTCGCCAGCGGTTACAGCGAAAAATCATCACTCGTTGCAATCACTTCCGCACTGCTCAACAAACTAGATCGCGCCGAATTACAAGCTGTGATGGCACATGAAATAAGCCATATTCGCAACATGGACATCAAATTAACACTGATGGCCTCTGTGTTAACAAATATTATGCTGATTGTAATCGATCTTCTTTTCTACTCGGTTGTCTTTGGTCGCCGCGATCGAGAAAGAAGCGATAGTCGATTATTTTTAATTATCATAATTTTGCGCTACACGCTTCCTTTAATCACAGTTTTACTTACATTCTATTTATCTCGAACTCGCGAATATATGGCTGATGCTGGCTGCGTTGAATTATTGCGCGATAATCAACCCCTAGCACGAGCACTATTAAAAATCCAGGGCGATACCGAAGCTAATGCTGATACACTCAACCAAGAATATGCTTCAACACCTCATGAAAATGTAAGACGCGCAGCGTACATTTTTGACCCAACAACTGCCGGAATTAGCGCACACACATTAAGCGGAATATTTTCTACACATCCTCCAATCGAAAAACGACTTGAAGCAATAGGATTTAGAAAAAGAAGCTCTAGAACTTAA
- a CDS encoding LemA family protein, with product MSTMTIVLIVLIGAVVYGIMTYNTLIRLIEAVRNNQKQIDIQLDRRYKVFESLINVVKKYMDYEKSTLSQVTELRTKAQQAHEQGDEKSRIGAEDTISRIVGGISFVFEQYPDLKANQNAIQLQEEIVNTENKLTFAKQACNDSIETYNATKKSVFPSMVVALFRSKLDVPFEYWQLSQQTVAEQEKYKVEL from the coding sequence ATGAGCACAATGACCATCGTACTGATCGTATTAATCGGAGCTGTAGTCTACGGCATCATGACTTACAACACCCTTATTCGATTGATTGAGGCAGTTCGTAACAACCAAAAACAAATCGATATTCAACTGGATCGCCGGTATAAAGTTTTTGAATCGCTTATCAACGTGGTCAAAAAATATATGGATTACGAAAAATCAACTCTTAGTCAGGTAACAGAATTACGCACTAAAGCACAACAAGCTCATGAACAAGGCGATGAAAAATCTCGCATCGGCGCAGAAGATACAATATCGCGTATCGTTGGCGGAATTAGTTTTGTCTTTGAACAATATCCAGATTTAAAAGCAAATCAAAATGCCATACAACTCCAAGAAGAAATTGTTAACACTGAAAACAAATTAACTTTTGCAAAACAAGCGTGCAACGATAGCATCGAAACATATAACGCAACCAAAAAATCAGTCTTCCCATCAATGGTTGTTGCATTATTCCGAAGCAAATTGGATGTTCCATTTGAATACTGGCAATTAAGCCAACAGACTGTGGCTGAACAAGAAAAATACAAAGTGGAACTTTAA
- a CDS encoding rhodanese-related sulfurtransferase, which produces MSTLHNKKDKATLLRELAQENFVRKTLSFYRYVKLDDLKALRDALFLEWRELNVLGRVYLAHEGINAQINLPEQNLELFRAKLNQRPQFKDVPFKLAVEEGASFFKLIIKIKHEIVAYRIPDSEYDMSNIGKHLSAQEFNQAIDEGAIVVDMRNQYETEVGHFKNAIIPDVERSQELLAEAKRLLEGQEDKKILLYCTGGIRCEKASSYLRHHGFKDVNQLNGGIIQYAHEVQSTSTPSKFIGKNFVFDSRLGERITDDVISHCHQCGATSDNHIDCANELCHILFIQCESCAEKYNHCCSQQCADFLKLPKEEQQRLRKSQKLQFSAQKYGRHGKSQFHITS; this is translated from the coding sequence ATGAGTACATTACACAACAAAAAAGACAAGGCGACGTTATTGCGCGAGTTAGCGCAAGAAAATTTTGTGCGTAAAACATTGTCTTTTTACCGCTATGTGAAATTAGACGATTTAAAGGCTCTGCGCGATGCTCTGTTTTTAGAGTGGCGTGAATTAAACGTACTGGGTCGTGTCTATCTTGCTCATGAAGGAATCAATGCTCAAATCAATCTGCCTGAACAGAATCTTGAGCTCTTTCGCGCCAAGCTTAATCAACGTCCTCAATTCAAGGACGTCCCCTTTAAATTGGCCGTTGAAGAAGGCGCCTCCTTTTTTAAGTTGATTATCAAAATCAAACACGAAATAGTTGCTTATCGCATTCCTGATTCTGAATATGATATGTCTAATATTGGGAAGCACTTAAGTGCGCAAGAATTCAACCAGGCTATTGATGAAGGCGCTATTGTAGTCGATATGCGCAATCAGTATGAAACTGAGGTCGGACATTTTAAAAACGCTATAATTCCCGATGTAGAACGCTCGCAAGAGCTCCTCGCAGAAGCGAAGCGTTTGCTTGAAGGCCAAGAAGATAAAAAAATCTTGCTCTACTGCACAGGCGGTATTCGCTGCGAAAAGGCCAGTTCCTATTTGAGACATCACGGGTTCAAAGACGTCAATCAGCTTAATGGTGGCATTATTCAGTATGCGCACGAAGTGCAATCAACAAGCACGCCATCAAAATTTATTGGCAAAAACTTCGTTTTTGATAGTCGCTTAGGTGAGCGCATCACTGACGATGTCATCAGTCACTGCCATCAGTGTGGCGCAACATCGGATAATCATATTGATTGCGCTAACGAACTTTGCCATATTCTTTTTATTCAATGTGAGTCCTGCGCCGAAAAATACAATCACTGCTGCTCCCAGCAATGTGCAGACTTTTTGAAATTACCTAAGGAAGAGCAGCAGCGTCTCCGTAAATCCCAAAAATTACAATTTTCAGCTCAAAAGTATGGTCGACACGGCAAATCTCAATTCCACATTACCTCTTAA
- a CDS encoding GFA family protein has translation MNWRYSVPNTRHSHTFCATCGSSLPARIMGGKVLQIPAGSLDNDPALKPNALVHRGGRACWVDLYRSANITLFNDLPPTA, from the coding sequence TTGAATTGGAGATATTCAGTTCCTAATACCAGGCATAGTCATACATTTTGTGCTACGTGTGGCTCTTCTCTGCCTGCACGAATTATGGGCGGTAAAGTATTGCAAATTCCCGCTGGATCGCTGGATAACGATCCAGCATTGAAACCTAATGCTTTGGTTCATAGGGGAGGTCGTGCTTGTTGGGTTGATCTTTATCGAAGTGCTAATATTACGCTGTTTAATGATCTGCCTCCCACCGCCTAG
- a CDS encoding accessory factor UbiK family protein — protein MFDAHFFDDLSKKLAKALPKGVKEACQDVEKNFHTILKSAFGKLDLVTREEFDAQVAVLQRTRKKVDELEKHLGVKAPEKKKSAKK, from the coding sequence ATGTTTGATGCTCATTTTTTTGATGACTTAAGTAAGAAGTTAGCGAAGGCTTTGCCTAAAGGAGTTAAAGAGGCCTGTCAGGATGTTGAGAAAAATTTCCACACAATTTTGAAATCGGCTTTTGGCAAACTGGATTTGGTGACTCGTGAAGAATTTGATGCGCAGGTAGCAGTGCTGCAACGAACACGTAAAAAAGTCGATGAGTTGGAAAAACATTTGGGTGTTAAAGCGCCTGAAAAGAAGAAATCTGCGAAAAAATAA
- a CDS encoding YifB family Mg chelatase-like AAA ATPase yields the protein MQAPVTYARAQVGITAPQVIVETHLTGGLPRFTIVGLPETAVNESKERVRSALMNSQFEFPRKRITTNLAPADIPKIGGRYDLAIAMGILAASQQVPFKALHDYEFAAELGLSGELRPVSGILSAAIAASEKGRTLVVAPQNAAEAILPEGNKVFACESLLALCQHLQGKEFLGFHEPDTEPVVVMQAYPDLADVCGHFQPKRVLAIAASGAHSLLMVGPPGTGKSLLSHCLPGLLPELTRVQALEVAAIHSLAYGGVDASRWRQAPYCAPHHTSSSAALVGGGKIPKPGLISQAHCGVLFLDELPEFRRDVLEALREPLESGVITVARAAGHVSYPARFQLIAAMNPCPCGYLGDHQHECRCSPATIERYQNKISGPMLDRIDLHVLVRPVPTNTLVQRENNGPTSAEVRLQVEQARALQEGRQGCANSALAQNRLQEFCQLTGDAKKVLAEAIEKFGVSPRSYHRLLRISRTIADLESQELIASQHVAEALSYRNVLGH from the coding sequence ATGCAAGCTCCGGTAACTTACGCTAGAGCACAAGTGGGAATTACAGCACCGCAAGTGATAGTCGAGACTCATTTAACGGGCGGATTACCTCGCTTCACGATTGTGGGGTTGCCGGAAACTGCGGTCAATGAAAGTAAGGAGCGCGTTCGCAGTGCGTTAATGAATAGCCAGTTTGAGTTTCCTCGAAAGCGAATCACAACCAATTTAGCACCAGCCGATATTCCTAAAATTGGCGGTCGATACGATTTAGCGATTGCCATGGGTATTTTGGCGGCGTCTCAACAAGTTCCGTTTAAAGCGTTGCATGATTATGAATTTGCAGCTGAATTGGGGTTGTCGGGAGAACTGAGGCCGGTTTCAGGTATCCTATCTGCAGCGATAGCGGCCAGTGAGAAGGGGCGAACCTTGGTGGTGGCTCCTCAGAATGCGGCTGAAGCTATATTGCCTGAGGGCAATAAAGTCTTCGCCTGTGAGTCTTTATTGGCACTGTGCCAGCATCTGCAAGGGAAGGAGTTCTTGGGTTTTCACGAGCCGGATACTGAGCCAGTGGTGGTAATGCAGGCCTACCCAGATTTGGCGGATGTTTGCGGTCATTTTCAACCTAAACGTGTTTTGGCTATAGCGGCTTCAGGAGCGCACAGCTTGCTAATGGTTGGCCCGCCCGGAACCGGCAAGTCGCTGCTGAGCCATTGTTTGCCAGGTTTACTCCCGGAACTTACCCGGGTTCAGGCCCTGGAAGTGGCGGCTATTCATTCGTTGGCATACGGAGGTGTGGATGCGTCACGTTGGCGCCAAGCGCCTTATTGTGCGCCGCACCATACCAGTTCTAGCGCTGCTTTAGTGGGTGGGGGAAAGATACCCAAGCCAGGTTTAATATCTCAAGCTCACTGTGGCGTCCTTTTTTTGGACGAATTGCCTGAGTTTAGGCGCGATGTGCTCGAAGCTTTGCGAGAGCCTTTGGAAAGCGGGGTTATAACGGTTGCGCGTGCGGCGGGCCATGTGAGTTATCCTGCGCGATTTCAACTGATTGCGGCTATGAATCCCTGTCCATGCGGCTATCTAGGTGATCATCAACATGAATGCCGTTGCAGCCCGGCCACAATAGAGCGCTATCAAAATAAAATTTCTGGCCCTATGTTAGATCGAATTGATTTGCATGTGTTGGTAAGGCCTGTCCCAACAAATACGCTTGTTCAGCGTGAAAACAATGGTCCGACAAGTGCGGAAGTTCGTCTTCAGGTTGAGCAGGCTCGAGCTCTTCAAGAAGGCCGGCAAGGCTGCGCCAATAGTGCTTTAGCTCAAAATAGGCTTCAGGAATTCTGTCAATTGACGGGCGATGCCAAAAAGGTGTTAGCTGAAGCGATTGAAAAGTTTGGGGTGTCACCACGTAGTTACCATCGTTTATTGCGCATTTCCCGTACAATTGCCGATTTGGAGTCTCAAGAATTAATTGCTTCTCAACATGTCGCGGAAGCGTTATCCTACAGAAATGTTTTAGGACATTGA
- the metK gene encoding methionine adenosyltransferase: MTDISHFTSESVSEGHPDKIADQISDAILDELIRRDSNARVACETLVKTGMVLVAGEITTTAWVDIEAIAREVINDIGYNTPDLGFTGDSCAILTAIGKQSPDIALGVDHREDNQLGAGDQGLMFGYATNETDVLMPAPITYAHRLMKQQSEVRRSGKLSWVRPDAKSQVTIRYQNHKPIGVDAIVLSTQHDPDVSHKTVVEGVMEEIIKPIIPAEWLDNKTRYFINPTGRFVIGGPMGDCGLTGRKIIVDSYGGMAHHGGGCFSGKDPSKVDRSASYMARYVAKNLVAAGLVERCEIQISYAIGVAEPTSVMVQSFGTGKLSNHELEKLVQQHFDLTPGGIIKTLDLLRPIYRTTAAFGHFGRNEPTFSWERTGAIAF, from the coding sequence ATGACTGACATCTCACATTTTACTTCAGAGTCTGTTTCTGAAGGGCATCCAGATAAGATCGCTGATCAGATTTCAGACGCTATTTTAGATGAATTGATTCGTCGCGATAGCAATGCACGCGTCGCCTGCGAAACGTTGGTTAAAACTGGCATGGTGCTAGTAGCGGGTGAAATTACAACCACAGCGTGGGTAGATATTGAGGCTATAGCGCGCGAAGTGATCAACGATATTGGCTATAATACGCCTGATTTGGGTTTTACGGGTGATTCCTGCGCTATATTGACTGCAATTGGTAAGCAATCGCCGGATATCGCTTTAGGTGTAGATCATCGTGAAGACAATCAATTAGGCGCAGGTGATCAAGGTTTGATGTTTGGTTATGCAACGAATGAAACAGACGTGCTAATGCCTGCTCCCATTACCTACGCGCATCGACTGATGAAGCAACAGTCTGAGGTACGCCGATCTGGGAAATTATCTTGGGTAAGGCCGGATGCCAAAAGCCAGGTCACGATTCGATATCAAAATCATAAACCCATTGGCGTTGACGCCATTGTGTTGTCTACGCAGCATGATCCCGATGTTAGCCACAAAACCGTGGTTGAAGGGGTGATGGAGGAGATCATCAAGCCTATTATTCCTGCTGAGTGGTTAGATAATAAGACACGATATTTTATTAATCCTACTGGACGTTTTGTGATTGGTGGCCCAATGGGGGATTGCGGATTAACGGGTCGTAAAATCATCGTCGATAGCTATGGTGGGATGGCGCATCATGGGGGCGGTTGCTTTTCAGGTAAGGATCCTTCCAAGGTGGATCGATCGGCCTCGTATATGGCACGTTATGTTGCGAAGAATCTTGTGGCTGCGGGCTTGGTAGAGCGTTGTGAAATCCAAATTTCGTATGCAATTGGTGTCGCTGAACCGACTTCTGTGATGGTGCAGTCCTTTGGTACGGGCAAATTGTCGAATCATGAACTTGAAAAGCTCGTTCAACAGCATTTTGATTTAACTCCGGGTGGCATCATTAAAACCCTAGATCTATTGCGTCCCATTTATCGTACTACGGCGGCTTTTGGTCATTTTGGTCGTAATGAACCGACTTTTTCGTGGGAACGGACTGGCGCTATAGCGTTTTAG